A stretch of DNA from Thermanaerosceptrum fracticalcis:
GTATCAAAGTTAATTGAGTCAATTGATGAAGGCAGGGCAAAGCGGGTACTGGAGATTCGACAGAAACTGGCCAAAACGTCGGTCAAAAAGTATCAGGCCATGCGCGAAACCGTCTGTGCAGATAGCCGTATCCGGGGGCTGCTCCAATTTTACGGCGCCAACCGAACCGGAAGGTGGGCAGGTAGGCTCATCAATGCGCAAAACCTACCCCGCAACCACTTAGAAACGCTCGGCCATGCCCGGGAACTAGTTAAAAACCGGAAGATTGAAGCCCTGAAACTGATCTACGGCAACGTACCGGATACCCTCTCTCAACTCATACGGACCGCTTTCATCCCTTCGCCCGGCCACGTGCTTTTAGTTGCTGATTTCTCAGCCATTGAGGCCCGTGTAATTGCCTGGCTGGCCGGGGAACAATGGCGGCTTGAGGTCTTTGCCACCCATGGCAAGATATACGAGGCCTCAACCAGTCAAATGTTTGGTGTACCGATTGAAAAAATAGTCAAAGGTAATCCGGAGTATGAACTGCGGCAGAAGGGAAAAGTTGCAGAATTGGCCCTTGGATATCAAGGCTCTGCAGGTGCTCTTGTCGCAATGGGGGCTTTGGACATGGGGCTGACAGAAGAAGAACTCCCGGAAATTGTCCAGCGGTGGAGATCAACGAATAAGAGAATAGTGGACTTATGGTTTTCTCTTGAAAACGCCGCTCTTGAAGTTATACGCACCGGGCAACCAGTTGGCGTTAGAGGTCTCATCTTAGCCAGGGAATGTGACTACAATGCACAACAAGACTTTTTCACCATAACCCTGCCAAGTGGAAGAAAGCTGTTTTATCCTAAGCCTTTTCTTCACCAAAACGACTTTGGTAAAGAAGCTCTGCATTATCACGGGATTAACCAAAATACGAAGAAATGGGAAGTCCTATCGACTTATGGGGGGAAGCTTGTGGAAAATGTGGTCCAAGCGATTGCCCGGGACTGCCTGGCAGAAAGCCTTATGAAACTTGCAGCTGCTGGGTATCAGGTGGTATTTCACGTACATGATGAGGTAGTTCTAGATGTACCAGAAAATCAGGCGGACGTGGAAAAAATATGTCAGTTGATGGGGCAGCCGATACCCTGGGCACCGGGATTGCCACTTAGGGCTGACGGGTTTGTAACCGATTACTACCGGAAAGATTAAGAAAAGATTGAGAAAGGAGAAATAGAGCATGTCTATTAATATCAAAAAGGCCAACAGCTATTTTTCAAGGGTTCAAAAATCGAAACAGATTGCGAGATGCGGTAATGCAGTATCGCCGCCTTTTGCAGAAGCTTTAGTAAGGGCGAATTTGCCAGAGTTATGTGAGATTGGAAATGCTGAACAGGTGATTTAATGTTAATTTTGCGGGGGTAAAAACAATGTTGACCGAGACTGAGCAAGTACAGATAAACGCCTTAAGGCATTGGTGGGCAAAAAGAAAAGCCAAGAATCTTGGTTGGAAATACGGGAAGGACTGTTATAAACGCAACGACGGAACGCTGGTAGTGATTATGCTCGATATTTGTAAAAATAAGCATTTTTTACAAATATCAACGAATGGAGATATAAGCTTTGCACCAGCCAGAATGACATGTTTTTAGAAGCAATGTTAAGAATGTGAAGGAAAGAAAGGATGAGATAAGAAAAATGAGCGAGGTTGAAAAGGTGTTAAATGAATTAGGGATGTCCATAAATGAACTTGTTGACATAGCTATTGCCAAGTCAAAAGGTAGGGTTGCGATATTACCATGTAGACCAGGTGATAGAGTTTACACAATAAGCCGTACTGATTGTCCTTGTGAAATATGTATACACGGCAAAGAAGTTGGATATTCGGCTTTAGACTGTGTACGTCAACACAAAGATTATGAATGTCCTCCGCCACAATACATAATACAAGTACATATCTGCGAAGGGTTTACGATTCATGGGGATGCAGATGGAAATCCGATTGTATCCAATCCCGGGGAATGGGGATATGAAGGACTTGAACAATTTTACGGATGTGATGGAAATATTTATTACGATTATGAGGCTGTTAAGGAAGCTGTTGAAACTTTAAGAAATAATAACTAATTTCACATTTAAGATAATTATGTGAAGGAGTGGTGAGCACATGAAATGCGACACCAAAAACTGCAGTATAGCAAAAACATGGAAATTTAGACCCAGAGAATGTCTTGCGTGCGATTGTAATGGTTACTGTGGCTATGTAGCTGATATTGTTATATTTCCTGCTATGTTTTTTAAATCTGAAAGGAGTGATTAGATGAAAGATATATTTGAAAGCACGAAAATAAAATTTATCGACAACAGCAATTCAATGTCGTTGTCACTTTATGAATGTTGTGCGTGTCGCTGGAGATTTTTTGGCGATGTTGTCAGGTTTGGCCACGAAGGCTTTGATTCACAGAGTCAAGAAATGCCAAACTTCTGCCCTATGTGTGGCAGAGAAATCGAAGAGATTTTGACCGAAACACTTAGAAAACATGACGAAAGGAGAAACGTATGACGGAATTACAACTTTACAAATTCTGCCAAGATAAAGAAATTGAGTGGCGTGAAGATAGGCTAATTCTATGGATCCCTTATTCAGACATAGAAGAATTTGTAAAAATGATTGGCTATGACTATTTCAGTGATGTTGGTATTGATGTATGTCTGCTATACAACTGTATTGCAGTAGAATTAAACGAGATATGCGCAGATTTTGAGATTGACCCTGAGAATATTTTGGAGAAAGACTATTGAAAGTGCGAAAGGAATGATTAAATGAGAACTTGCTATATAAATGTATCACCTAAAGATGTGGAGCACATTGTCTCTCAGATAAAAGAACAAAATCCCGATGGTGTCATTGTTTTGGCTCCTATTAACCCGATGAATACCTATGCTCCAGGTAAAAAAAGAGATGTTTTCAGAATTACTTTCGAAGCGATTATTCCGACAGAAGCCATTACAGGTAAAAACTGTTTAATGAATTTCGGTGGAATGATGCTTTTGATGCTACCTAAAAATCGAATAGAGCCTCAATTCTTAAAAAGAGAATAAATAACAAAATTTGCCGGGATAGCTTCGGGCTGATCACCCTAAGCGAAAAGTCTTTCCTGGGACCTGCCCGGCATTTTTCAGGACAAGCCAATGACAGGAGGTTGGTATAAATGGAACAACTGCTTAAAGAGTTAGTGTATAGCATATTAGAGTTGTCTCCCGAGATTGATCAGTTGCAGCTTAGGTCCAGAATTGCCGGGATACTCGCAATGTATGATATCCGGCCTGGTAAAATTACCGCTGGGCACCCGGATGTAGCTGAAAAAGTTAAGCTATACTTGGCTGCAAAGAAGCTAGAGGGGTTAAGTCCTCTTACTTTAGAGGGATACGAAATAGAACTTAGGCTTTTCGCCAACTTTGTCCAGAAGCCGGTGGAGGCTATGACAACTAATGATATCAGGCAATTCCTTGGTAAGTTTGAGGATCTAAAGTTAAGTTCTATCTCACGGAAGCTATCGGTACTAAAATCCTTTTTCGGTTGGTTAACAGAAGAAGAAATTATTCCTAGAGATCCAACCCGGAAGATAAAACCGCCCAAAAAGGAAAAGCACTTGCCAAAGGCGTTGAGCATTGAGGAGTTAGAGCTGATTCGTGAGAGCTGTCAAACCCCAAGAGAAAGGGCCCTAGTGGAAGTGTTTTATGCCACTGGCTGCCGTCTAAGCGAGATACAGCAGTTGAACAGACAGGATATAGACTGGCAGCAGCGCAGCGCGAAGGTAATCGGAAAGGGCAACAAAGAGCGCGAAGTATACTTTTCATTCAAAGCCATCTATCACCTGAAGAAGTATCTCAAGACAAGAGATGATATTGTGCCCGCGCTATTCGTGACCCAAAGAAAGCCTTACAGGCGGATGAGCAAAAGGGCAATACAAAGAGAGTTTGATATCATAGCTGCCCGGGCCGAGATAAGCAAAAACCTGCATCCGCACGTGATGAGGCACACGATGGCCACACTGACGCTGAATAACGGAGCTGATATAGTAGCAGTTCAGTCACTGCTTGGCCACAGTAACCCTGCAACCACTCAGGTGTATGCACAGCTAACATCCGGGCGGAGGAAAGAACAGTATCAAAAATACTTAGTCCAATAATTAATAAGGAGTGAATAAAACTCCATGCTTATATACGACAGAAAAATAACCATTTCATCTGCCGGCAGCCGCTGGGCAAAGAACTGGCCAGCTCAGACCATATACTGGTCAGAGTTGATAAAGAAGCTCAGAGTACCCGTCCGGAGTACTGAACCTCTTGTTGAGTATTTAAAACTGCCCAAAGCCCAGCAAGACGACCTTAAGGATGTCGGTGGTTTCGTCGGCGGCACACTGATAGAAGGCCGCAGAAAAGCTTCAACAGTAGCCACAAGAGACATAATCACTCTTGACCTTGACAACATCCCGGCCGGCGGCACTGCCGATGTGCTTCGCCGGCTGGACGGGTTGGGCTGTGCTTATGCCACCTACTCCACCCGGAAGCACGAAGAAGCTCGGCCCCGCTTACGAGTACTCATACCAACCGATAGATCGGTACTAGCTGATGAATATGAGCCGATTGCCAGGAAGATGGCTGAAATAATCGGTATAAACCTGGCAGACCAGACAACGTTTGAAGCTCACCGGCTCATGTACTGGCCAAGCTGTTGCTCAGACAGCCAATATGTGTTCCAGTTCGGTGACAAGCCTTTCCTAAGTGCCGACGGTATTTTGGCCATGTACCGGGACTGGCGGAATGTAGCAGAGTGGCCGGAGGTACCTGGACAGCAACAAAAAGCTACCAAACTGGCTGCCAAACAGGGGGATCCGCTGGAGAAATCTGGCGTTGTGGGTGCCTTTTGCAAAGCGTATGACATCTACAGGGCTATAGAGGTGTTTCTTCCGGGTGTTTATGAGCCGGTGGCCGGCAGCTCGGATAGGTTCACCTATACCGGCGGTTCCACGGTAGGCGGGGCAGTTGTCTACGACAATGGGAAATTCCTTTGCTCCCACCATGCCACTGACCCATGTTCCGGCCGGCTGGTTAATGCTTTTGATCTTGTCCGGCTGCACAAATTTGGAGAGCTGGACGATGAGGCCAAGCTCGGCACACCAACCAACCGGCTGCCGAGCTATGAGGCAATGTACGAATTTGCCGCCGCTGATGAACAAGTGGCCCTACTGCTTAACCAGGAACGATATGAGAAAGCTACTCAGGAGTTTGCGGCCAGCCCAGATGATGATGCTAACTGGATGAAAAAGCTGGCCGTCAGTTCCACTACCGGGTTGCCGGCAAAAACTATCAACAATGTTCTTGTCATCCTGGAAAATGACCCACTGTTAAAAGGAAAACTGGCCTTTGATGAGTTCGCTAACCGGGGTATGGCTTTGGGAGCGTTACCGTGGAACAGCCGGACAGAAAGACGGGTTTGGGAAGATGCCGACGATGCCGGGTTAATGCACTATCTGGAGCATGTTTATAAGATTCAAATTGCTGATAAGCGTATGTACGCTGCTATGACTTTGTGCGCTCACAAAAACCGGTTTAACGAGGTCCAGGAATATCTGACAAGTTTAAAATGGGACGGAATTAAACGCTTGGATACTCTGCTCATTGATTACCTGGGAGCCGAAGACAATGTTTATACCAGAGCAGTCATTCGGAAGTCATTAGCGGCCGCCGTAGCTCGAGCGATGACACCTGGGTGTAAATACGACTATATGCCCATCTTTGTGGGCCCACAAGGAATAGGTAAAAGTACTTTTTTAAGAATACTTGGTCGACGGTGGTTTTCCGATAGTCTTCAAATATTCGAAGGTAAAGAAGCCGCAGAAATGATCCAGGGAGTATGGATCAACGAGCTTGGAGAACTGAACGGCCTAAGTCGAGCAGAGACAAACGCGGTAAAACAATTTCTGAGTCGAACAGAAGACATCTACCGGGAACCATATGGTAGACGAACGGGGGTATATTCCCGTCGGTGTGTGTTTTTCGGAACAACCAATGACAGTGAATTTCTAAGAGACCGGACCGGGAACCGGCGCTTTTGGCCCGTGGACGTGGGGTTACAGGAACCAACTAAAAA
This window harbors:
- a CDS encoding DNA polymerase yields the protein MKHLSIDLETFSSVEIQKAGLYRYVQSPDFQILLFAYSFDGQPVQIIDLAQGEQLPPEIINALRDPSVIKHAYNASFEWYCLSKHLGIYQPESWLSQWRCTMLHGLYCGYPPGLNKIGEALGLPQDKKKMSIGSALIRTFCVPCTPTARNGHRTRTLPHHEPEKWQLFKQYCCQDVITEMEIERRLSAFPVPEQEQRLWELDQVINAYGVAVDMSVVEGALHIDEVVTSELMDEAARLSGLENPKSVKQLTAWLTEEIGEEVGNLQKGTVSKLIESIDEGRAKRVLEIRQKLAKTSVKKYQAMRETVCADSRIRGLLQFYGANRTGRWAGRLINAQNLPRNHLETLGHARELVKNRKIEALKLIYGNVPDTLSQLIRTAFIPSPGHVLLVADFSAIEARVIAWLAGEQWRLEVFATHGKIYEASTSQMFGVPIEKIVKGNPEYELRQKGKVAELALGYQGSAGALVAMGALDMGLTEEELPEIVQRWRSTNKRIVDLWFSLENAALEVIRTGQPVGVRGLILARECDYNAQQDFFTITLPSGRKLFYPKPFLHQNDFGKEALHYHGINQNTKKWEVLSTYGGKLVENVVQAIARDCLAESLMKLAAAGYQVVFHVHDEVVLDVPENQADVEKICQLMGQPIPWAPGLPLRADGFVTDYYRKD
- the xerA gene encoding site-specific tyrosine recombinase/integron integrase; protein product: MEQLLKELVYSILELSPEIDQLQLRSRIAGILAMYDIRPGKITAGHPDVAEKVKLYLAAKKLEGLSPLTLEGYEIELRLFANFVQKPVEAMTTNDIRQFLGKFEDLKLSSISRKLSVLKSFFGWLTEEEIIPRDPTRKIKPPKKEKHLPKALSIEELELIRESCQTPRERALVEVFYATGCRLSEIQQLNRQDIDWQQRSAKVIGKGNKEREVYFSFKAIYHLKKYLKTRDDIVPALFVTQRKPYRRMSKRAIQREFDIIAARAEISKNLHPHVMRHTMATLTLNNGADIVAVQSLLGHSNPATTQVYAQLTSGRRKEQYQKYLVQ
- a CDS encoding virulence-associated E family protein, yielding MLIYDRKITISSAGSRWAKNWPAQTIYWSELIKKLRVPVRSTEPLVEYLKLPKAQQDDLKDVGGFVGGTLIEGRRKASTVATRDIITLDLDNIPAGGTADVLRRLDGLGCAYATYSTRKHEEARPRLRVLIPTDRSVLADEYEPIARKMAEIIGINLADQTTFEAHRLMYWPSCCSDSQYVFQFGDKPFLSADGILAMYRDWRNVAEWPEVPGQQQKATKLAAKQGDPLEKSGVVGAFCKAYDIYRAIEVFLPGVYEPVAGSSDRFTYTGGSTVGGAVVYDNGKFLCSHHATDPCSGRLVNAFDLVRLHKFGELDDEAKLGTPTNRLPSYEAMYEFAAADEQVALLLNQERYEKATQEFAASPDDDANWMKKLAVSSTTGLPAKTINNVLVILENDPLLKGKLAFDEFANRGMALGALPWNSRTERRVWEDADDAGLMHYLEHVYKIQIADKRMYAAMTLCAHKNRFNEVQEYLTSLKWDGIKRLDTLLIDYLGAEDNVYTRAVIRKSLAAAVARAMTPGCKYDYMPIFVGPQGIGKSTFLRILGRRWFSDSLQIFEGKEAAEMIQGVWINELGELNGLSRAETNAVKQFLSRTEDIYREPYGRRTGVYSRRCVFFGTTNDSEFLRDRTGNRRFWPVDVGLQEPTKNVFTQLEEEVDQIWAEAFLAWQLGEPLYLSGEAERISVQEQEAHRESNAKEGVIREFVERQVPTNWYKRSLSERRMYWSGEFKNQTEKTVPRDRICAAEIWCELFGKDISFMRRQDVIEINGILDNLPGWKKDKNARQFGRAYGHQRGYSRQISLTQMPDTSDTLTHSRIIQFDTSDTSDTVNVSP